Part of the Paenibacillus kyungheensis genome, GATGTTTGTTTTCGAAGATATTGTCAATATCGACGATCGTTCAATTCAACGGATTGTACGGGATGTCGAGAATGCCGATCTTCAATTGGCACTCAAAGTGGCAAGCGAAGATGTACGCGAATCGGTATTCAAAAATATGTCCAAACGTATGGCTGAAACATTCAAAGAAGAAATGGAATTTATGGGGCCTGTCCGCTTGAAAGATGTAGAAGAAGCACAGACTCGTATAGTTGGAATTATTAGAAGACTTGAAGAGTCAGGTGAAATTATCATAGCACGCGGTGGAGGAGATGATATCATTGTCTAATTTGATCAAATCATCCCAATATATTCCGGTAGAAGTGCTTAAAAAGCTCGATTTCAGCCGTGATTATTACAAGCAATCTGATGGAGCTACTCAAGACACTTATACGGTTTCTCATCCACATGCTTATGATCAACCTCATGTGGATGAACATACCGTTCGTTTAAAAGAAGAAATGCTGACGGATGCCAAAGAATTTGCAGAACGTCAAGTACGTGAAGCAGCAGAAGAAGCAGAACGTATCCTCCAAAATGCTCAAGAAACGATAGCAGCTTGGTGGGAAGAACGTCGCCAGCAAGATGAACATTTGATTGAAGCGATCAAAGTACAAGCTTTTCAAGAAGGCTTTGAAGAAGGTCGAGAACGTGTAGAAGCAGAAATGCAAATTCATATGAGTGAAGTTATGCAAGAAGCACAAACAGTTCTTGGTCAAGCTTATGAAGCAAAAGAACAAATTATTCAAGAAGCAGAACCTTTTTTAGTTAATCTAAGTTGCGGTATAGCTGAAAAAGTAATCAATAAAAAGCTTGAAGAACAACAAGATTATGTAATTGATCTCATCAAAAGAACACTAGCTCGTAAACGCGAACAAGGTGTTATCACATTATGTATTAGTCCTAGTCAATTTGATTTTGTACATGCTGCTAGAGAAGAGTTAACACTGTCAATCGATTCTCAAGCAGAACTTCAAATCTTACCGGATTCGACGGTAACCGATCGCGGATGTGTCATTCGGTCAGCATTTGGTAGTGTAGATGCTCGTATTGATACTCAACTAAGCGAAATTAAAAAAGAATTGGTTCGCTTAGCGCTTCATGACGAAGAGCGGGGGAATAGTAATGCAGGATCTTAATTCTTCAAGGTATTTAGAATATCTCAAACAACTTGATCCAGTTCGTATTAATGGCAAGGTCACTCAAGTAATTGGATTAATGGTTGAGTCTGAAGGGCCGGACGCAAGTATTGGTGATGTGTGTTACATCTATCCAACCAAAGGTATTGCTCCTTTAAGAGCAGAAGTTGTTGGCTTTCGAGATAATAAAGTGCTATTGATGCCACTCGGTGAATTACAATCGATTGGCCCTGGATGCGATGTTGTAGGTACAGGTAAACCACTTACTGTTCAAGTAGGTTCAGAACTACTAGGTAAAGTGCTAGATGGATTGGGTCAACCTTTAGATGGTTCATTGATTCCAGCTAGAATGACTCATTATTCTACATTCAATACACCACCTAATCCACTTTCAAGACCAAGGGTTCAAGATCCTATCAGTATAGGAGTAAGAGCAATAGACGGTCTGCTTACAATAGGCAAAGGTCAACGTGTAGGTATCTTCGCTGGTTCTGGTGTTGGTAAAAGTACGTTAATGGGAATGATTGCTCGTAATACAGAAGCAGATGTGAATGTCATTGCACTTATTGGAGAACGTGGACGCGAAGTACGCGATTTTATCGAACGCGATCTTGGTCCAGAAGGTCTACAACGTTCTGTAGTTATCGTAGCTACATCTGATCAACCTGCACTCATTCGTATCAAAGGTGCTTTGATTGCTACAACGATAGCTGAATATTTCAGAGATCGTGGAATGAATGTGATGTTCATGATGGACTCTGTCACTCGTTATGCTATGGCTCAACGTGAAGTAGGGTTAGCAGTTGGTGAACCACCAGCAATGAGAGGATATACTCCATCTGTATTTGCAGGCTTACCTAAATTGCTAGAACGAGCAGGTACAGGGCCTACAGGCTCTATCACAGCTTTCTATACGGTGTTGGTAGATGGTGATGATATGAACGAACCGATCGCCGATGCAGTCAGAGGTATCTTAGACGGCCATATTGTACTAAACCGTTCTATTGCGAATAAAGGACAGTTCCCAGCTATTGATGTCTTGGCAAGTATTAGCCGGGTTATGAAAGACATTGTAGAAGAAGAACAGACAGATGCAGCAGATAACATGAAACGATTAATGTCTGTTTTTAAAGAATCCGAAGATTTGATTAATATTGGTGCTTATCAAAAAGGATCAAGTCCTGATATTGATGAAGCCATTGAACGTATACAGGATATATGGAGATTTACCAAACAAAAAGTACATGAAAAAACGACACTATCTGGAGCACAAGAACAGATGATTGCCGAATTTGCGAGGAGCTGATAAATTATGAAATTCCAGTATACTTTTCAAAAAGTTGTTGATATTAAATCAAGTGCAAAAAACCAGGCAGAATGGCTCCTATCTTCAGCACTGGGAGAATTACAAGCACAGGAACAAACATTAGATCAACTGCTGGAAGATCAGGGTCGCACGTTGGAAATGATTAATCAGGCAATTGAAAATAGAGCACCTATTTCTGAATTGCAAGATTTACAGCGTTACGTCGTTTATCTAGACCAATGCATATCGCGCAAAATTGTTGATATTCGTGAAGCTCAAGTAGAAGTAGAACACAAAAAACTTCATTTGACTGAAAAAATGGTAGATGAAAAAGTATGGCTACAAGCTAAAGACAAAGCAAAGACTAAATTCAATCATGAATATATGGTTCGTGAACAAAACGATCTTGATGAAATGGCTACAGTACGGTATGTAATGAACTCCAAGTAATATATACACCAAACTATACCTGAATGACGCTAATAAGAAATAAGCATGTTGTGATCAAGGAGGTTTACCGTGGCGAAGAAAAGTCCAGAAATGGAAGTAGAAAAGGAATCAGGCGGAATGGGAAGATTCCTTTTTATTGCGACTCCAATTCTGTTTACCCTTGTATTAGTTGGCGTAATTGTTATGTTATTTAACGTAGATTTACGTAATAGTATGTTTAGTACACTAGACAAAATTCCTATAGTGAAAAATTGGGTGCCTTCTGCCGATAAAGATAGTAGTGCTACTGCAAGTACTACTCAATCAGAAAGTGATAGTGCTACAGTAGATAAATTAAAAAAAGAACTTGCTGCTTCCAAAGCAACTCAAGAAGAACAAGCAAAAGAAATTGAGACTCTTAAAAAGAATGCTACAACAAATACGAACGGAACATCGACAACACCGGCAACGACTGGAACCACACCAGCAACTACAGGCACGACAACGGGAACAACAGCTACAGGTACTACGAGTACAGGCACATCAACACTTAATGATTATCAAAAACAAGTTAAAAATGTTGCGAAAATATACTCTAATATGAGTTCTTCCAAAGCAGCAGCAATTTTGCAAAATATGACTACACCTCAACAAGTAGAAATATTAAATGCAATGAATGCGACAGACCAAGCAGGAATTTTGCAAAAAATGGATGCCAAAGTTGCTTCAGTGACTTCGCTAGCTTTGCAAAATGCTACAACAACAGTAGCTCCTACACCAGCTTCATCTACTACGAGTTCTAAATTAGATGATCAAGCATTGGCTCAAACATTTACAAGTATGCCAGCAGCTAGTGCAGCAGATTTATTATTGCAAACAGCTAAAGGTAGCCAGGCGAAAGTATTGAAAGTGTTAAACACAATGGATGACACTACAAGAGCAGGAATTCTTTCTGCGATGTCTACCAAAGATCCAGCAGCAACAGTGAAAATTATTAATCAGCTTATGGCAGGTAATTAATAATGATAAGAACAGTCGGAAGCATTTCCTATTGTATGGCTATAGGGCACAGTTGGGAAGTCTGTCTTATTAACCTTTTCCTTAAAGGAGGTGATAATAAATGAGTATGATACTTCAAAACTTATTAGGCAATGCAGGCGCAACGACGGCAACCAAAGCATCAGGTACGAATGCAGCTTCGGCTCCAGGATTTAATCAAGCTCTTGTGCAAGTAATGGGGACAAACGGTACACCAGCTAATCCATTAGCTCAAACAGCTTCTGGAATTATGGGTACAGCTGCTTCTTTATTAGAAACACTACAGGCGATGATTTCTGGTGGTCAGCAATCTACTGATGTTACAGGTGAGGGTACAGATGGAGAACAAGTTGAAAAAGTAGGTAAACTTCTAGATGACTTGTTAGACAAACTGCAAGATATGGACCAAGCGATTACAACGGATCCTGCTCTTGTTCAATCATTACAAGGTTGGTTAACACAAGTTCAACAAGTTTTATCTGGTTCTTCAGAACAGACTTCTTCTACAGAAGGAACAGAAGCACAAAATGTAACAGATGCTAACGTTTTGAATACAGGTCAGGAAGCGATGAACAATCTAGCGAAAAACCCGGAAACACTTCGCTTTGCAGTTGCAGATGCTGTGACACAAATTGTAGATACTTTACAAGCTGTTAAAAATGGTACACAAGCTGCTAATCCTGAACTTGAACAATTGCTAACAGGATTACAAACAATGTTGCAAAAAGCGAGTACTCAAACACCTGATGCAGTAACAACTTCTGTAAATAATCAAGGAGCTATTATCACAGCACCTAAAGATGAAGCCAAAGCTAATACAGCGGCACAGATCACAGTAGTGGATGAAACGAAAAAAGCTGCTGAACAAGGTGCAGTACAAAGCATTGTTCAAAATGCTGCGAAAGATGCAAGTGGAGATCAAGCTGCAACATCTGATCAATCAGACGAGCAACCTGAACCAGTAGTGATGACTGTAGGACAATTTGCAATGCGTGCTGAAGCTGCTCCAACCGCTAAAGTTGTAGTGCCAACTACTACAGTGAACATTCAGAACTTTCCAGATGAAATGAGTAAATTTATCGTTAACAAATTAGACGTTCAACAAGTTAAAGGAATGTCTGAAGCGACTATCTCTTTAAACCCGGAAAACTTGGGTCAAGTAGATGTCAAAATTACGATACAAAATGGTCAAGTGTTGGCTCAGTTTATTACTGAAAAGCATATGGCTAAAGATATGTTAGATCAGCAAATGTCTCAATTACGTTCAGCACTTCAATCTCAAGGGCTTCAAGTTGAAAAGCTAGAAGTTACACAAAGTTCTTCATTACAATCACAGATGTATAACGGCGGACAAGGATTTGGTTCTAGTGCAGGTCAACAACAATCCGGAAGACGTTCTAACGGAAGAGAAGAACAAAATGACGATGCAATCCTTGCTGTTGAGTTAAATGGTGAATTGAAAGAATGGCGCGAAGAAACAAAAGCAGCTACAGCATCAAGCACTATGAATTACGGTAGTACGTATGTAGCGAAAGCATAAACGAACGGAGGTGAATATAATTGGCAGATGCAATATCAACATCCAACATGTGGCCTAATTATTCAACAGGCAATGTACAAAAAGCAGCATCGACAAGTAAAAGTGAACTAGGTAAAGATCAATTTCTAACTATCTTAGTCGCTCAATTGAAAAACCAAGATCCAATGTCTCCTATGGAAAACACAGAATTTATCGGACAGATGGCTCAGTTCTCCTCACTAGAACAATTGATTAATATCGGTAAAAAAATTGATTCTGTAGGTTCATCTGTAGATAATTCACTCGGAGCTTCTTCACAATTGATCGGTAAAAAAATCACGTGGCCTGAAGAAAAAACCGATAGTGCAACAGGTGAAAAAACAACAACGTATCAATCCGGAGTTGTAGGATCAATCGTTCTCAAAGCTGGCGTGCAATATGCGCAGGTAGGAGAAAATGCGGTTCCGCTTAGTATCATTGCTATGGTAGAAGCAGCAAATGCAACGACTACACCAACCAAAACAGATACAACAACGCCTACACCAGCGACAACAACACCATCAGGCGTAACTGAGACACCAACAGCACCTGTAGAAACAACAACACCAGCTACAACAACTGAACCAGCAGCAACAACGCCTACTACAACTACCGAAGAAACAGCTACTCCATCTTCAGGAGAACAAGCAAGTACGCCTACAGAAGCAACACCGACAACACCAGAACCTGTAACGGATACAACAACACCGGCTAGTGAAGAAGGTTCATCATGAGTGGTCCTATCCAAGTAGGTCAGTTATATCCGACTAATCTCAATTCAGGTCTACTGGGACGTACTAAAAATGTAAACAACGAAAATTCAACATCTGACTTTCAAAATATTTTAGATAACAAATTACTAAAGTTCAGCAATCATGCTTCTAAACGATTAGAGCAGCGAGGAATAGAACTTAGTGCAGATCAGTTAAAAAGTGTAAATCAAGCAATAGATAAAGCCGCTGCCAAAGGTGCTAAAGAGTCACTGATACTCATGCAGAATAGCGTTGCTTTAATAGTGAATGTACCCAATCGGACCGTTGTTACCGCCATGGATGGCAAATCAATGAAAGACAACGTTTTTACTCAAATTGACAGTGCCGTAATTATTTGATTGCTGACTGGACCATCACTGGAAAGTCAGGAGACTGCCGACCGACTGAAGCAGTCTCAACCCACTAATTGAACATCCATAGGAGGAAACACAATGTTAAGATCTTTATATTCAGGAATTTCAGGTATGAAAGGCTTTCAAACAAAATTAGATGTTATTGGTAACAATATTGCCAATGTAAATACAGTAGGTTTCAAACAATCTCGCGTTATGTTCCAGGATATTTTGAGCCAAACAGTCAAAGGAACTTCGGCTCCTACAGATACAGCGGGTGGTGTAAATGCTCAACAAATCGGGTTGGGTTCATCTGTATCTTCTATCGATACTCTTCATTTAGCAGGTAGTGCACAGACAACAAACAACCCTACAGACTTACGTCTAGATGGTGATGGATTCTTCGCTGTTAAATTATCTGAAGATCAAGAAACTCCTTATTTAACGCGCGCAGGGGACTTTCACGTCGATGCTAACCGTAACCTTGTAACTTCTGATGGTGCTTATGTAGTAGATAGTGATGGCGCTCCTGTAGTCGTTGGAGAAGAAGCAACTTCATTCACTATTCAGCAAAATGGTCAATTATTGTATACATTGGCTGATGGTACAACAGCTACTGGGCAGACTTTGGGAGTTGCTAAAGTGACTAACCCTGAAGGTTTGGAAAAAATTGGAGGTAGCTTGTATCGTGTAACACCAAATGCGATCACTGATGGTGCAATCGAATTGACTACAGCTAATAATGCTGAAACAGGTACAGGTTCAATCGTAGCAGGTCAGCTTGAAATGTCTAACGTTGATTTGACAAGTGAATTTACAGAAATGATCGTAGCTCAACGTGGTTTCCAAGCGAACTCTCGTATTATTACAACGTCTGACTCTATTCTTGAAGAAATCGTTAACTTGAAACGATAATTAATTAAAGGTTCGAGAAGGATAGTGCTATCCTTCTCATCCTTTTGCTGTATAAGGACATTTTTTGAGGAGGGGCAAAATGATCCCTGTAACAAGATTGAATGGCTCACCGATGTGGCTTAACTCTCTATTGATCGAGATGATCGAAGAGACACCGGATACGTATGTCACATTAACTACAGGTAAGCGAATTATCGTTTTAGAAAAAGCAGATCAATTAAACAAGCTCATCCACAAATATAATAAAAGTATAGGTACACTGACAGGAACTATTAAAGTGCAGCATATGGAGGAATTATCATGAAGAAGTTACTACCTTGGATCGTTAGCGGGGTATTAGCAGTAGGATTAATCGGTGTGGTCGCATATTTCTTGATGGGGAATATGTTTGGAGAAAAAGAGCCAGTAAGTGCAGCGGCTGCTGCCGCAGCTGAAAAAGAAGCATTATCTAAAATGACTGCTTCTGAAATTGCTGATGTTTCTTCGACAATAGACGATATTAAAACGAACTTGGGTGATCCTTCATATGTAGTCAATATGAGTTTCTCATTCCAACTTCAAGATGCCAAAACAAAAGAAGCTTTTGAATTAATTAAAGACTTGAAAGTGAAGCCATTAATTATCAAAACACTTGCTGATACGAACCCAGATGCTTTGAACGGAGCAAAAGGAAAAGATGCTCTTAATGATAAGTTGCTTAAATTGATCAACAGTTCTCTTCCAGAAGACGGAGGTAAAGTCGTAGATATTGAGATTACTAATTTTATTGTGAGTGCGATTTAATCTTGGAATAAGATAGTTCTCATTATAAATAAACTAGCAAGGGGGGTGAGATTATGGTAGATGTATTATCCCAAAATGAGATAGATGCTCTTCTAGCAGCACTTTCTTCCGGTGAGATGGATGCAGAAGAACTAAAAAAAGAAGATACACAGAAAAAGGTTAGAGCATATGATTTTAAACGGGCTGTCCGTTTTTCGAAAGATCATATTCGAAGTTTGACAAGGATTCACGAAAACTTTGCCAGATATCTGACCACCTATTTTTCTGCTCAACTTCGTACTTTTGTTCAAATTAGCGTTGTACAGGTAGAACAGCTTCCTTACGATGAATTTATTCGTTCTATTCCTAAAATGACGATACTTAATATTTTTGAAGCTGAACCACTTGAAGGTAGAATGGTTATGGAAGTTCATCCTAATATTGCTTATGCGATGTTAGATCGCTTACTTGGTGGTGTAGGAAACGCTCCTTCAAAAATAAATGCGTTGACAGAAATTGAGACGACTATTATCGAAAGAGTGTTCAGCCGTACATTTGATAGTTTGCAAGAAGCGTGGAAAACCGTTATTGATCTTTCACCAAGAATGGAAGCACTAGAGACCAATCCTCAATTTATGCAGATTGTCTCACCCAATGAAACGATAGCCTTGATCTCACTAAGCACCAAAATCGGTGATACTACAGGAATGATCAACTTATGTATTCCTCACGTAGTCATTGAACCAATTATGACCAAACTATCTGCGCATCACTGGTTCGTTTCTCAGAAAAAAGAGCCTGCTCCTGAAGAGGTAGAAGCTCTACAACATCGTGTGAATCGTGCTACATTGCCTGTTATTGCTGAATTAGGAGAATCTAACTTATCTATTCAGGAGTTTATCGGGTTATCGATAGGCGATGTGATTTCTTTAAACAAACCGGTACATGATGCTTTATCGATCAAAATTGGTAACAAAGTTAAATTTATTGGTAGTCCGGGAACTGTAAAAGACCGGGTAGCTATACAGATTGATGAAATTGTGAGTGAAGGAGTGGAAGATTTTGACGAGTAAGGATTATTTGTCACAAGAAGAAATCGACGCTTTGCTAAAACAGTCTGCAAGCGATGATGATACTTCTTCGTCATCGTCTGTCAAAACGGTAGACGACTTTTTGACTCCTATGGAGCAGGATGCTCTTGGTGAGATTGGTAATATTACTTTTGGTAGTGCAGCGACAGCTTTATCTACACTACTTGGACAAAAAGTAGATATTACAACTCCTCAAGTAGGAATTATCACACGTCCTGAGTTTGAAAATGAATTTCCAAAACCACATGTTGCTGTTCATGTTGAATATGTAGATGGATTTCAAGGTATCAATTCATTAGTAATTCAAACAAGAGATGCACAGGTAATCGCTGATCTGATGTTAGGCGGCGAAGGAGATCCGAAAGACGAAGAATTAAATGAGATTCATATTAGTGCTGTTCAAGAAGCGATGAATCAGATGATGGGTTCTTCCGCAACTTCAATGTCTACTATTTTTAACCGCTTTGTTAATATTTCACCACCGGGAATTGATATCCTTGATGTAAGCAATGATCAAGGTGTAACCATGCTTCCTAATGATGAGACATTAATCAAAATCTCATTCCGACTTTTGATTGGTGATTTGATTGATTCTACAATCATGCAATTGTTGACAGTCAAATTTGCTAAATATATGGTAGATATATTAATTAATGGAGGTGTTGAAGAAACTGTAGCCGAACCAGAAGTTCCAGTCGCACCACCAGCACCTACGGCTGCCGTACCACCTCAACAGGCTCCACAGCAACCCGTTGCACCGCCTGCTATGCCACAACCTGGTATGCAACCGGATTATGGCCAACAGCCTCCATACGGAGCGCCTGAACAACCATATCCACCATACCCGCCGTATCCGCAGTATCCACCAGGGTACGCGATGCCGCCACAGCCTTATCCACCACAGGCTCCACAGCATTACGGTGGTATGGCTGGACGAGAGGTTAATGTTCAACCAGTTCAATTTGCAAACTTCCAATCACCATCAGTAACAAACATGGATGAAAATAATTTGAACTTATTGATGGACATACCGCTCAAAGTAACCGTAGAATTAGGTAGAACCCAAAAGCAGATTAAAGATATCCTCGAATTGTCTCAGGGCGCAATTATTGAACTAGACAAATTGGCAGGTGAACCAGTAGACATCCTTGTAAATAACAAACTGATCGCCAAAGGCGAAGTTGTTGTTATTGATGAAAACTTTGGTGTTCGTGTTACGGATATCATCAGCCAATGGGACCGCATTCAAAAAATACAATAATGATCATTTAGGGAGGATTTTAAATCAATGGCAAACCGAATTCTTATCGTGGACGATGCAGCTTTTATGAGAATGATGATTCGAGACATTTTGAGTAAAAACGGATATGAAGTAGTGGGGGAAGCACAAGATGGCTCACAAGCTATCGAGAAATTTAAAGAATTGCGTCCTGATTTAATTACTATGGATATCACAATGCCTGAAATGGATGGTATCGCTGCTCTTAAAGAAATTAAAAAGCTAGATGCAGCTGCAAAAGTAATTATGTGTTCTGCGATGGGGCAACAAGCAATGGTTATTGATGCTATTCAAGCAGGAGCTAAAGATTTTATTGTTAAACCCTTCCAGGCTGACCGCGTTATCGAAGCTATTAGCAAAACGCTTGGCGTGTAGGAGATTATTCCCATGTCAGGTGAAACAGCCACAATGGGAGGAACAGGCGATTATTTCCTAAGCATAGTCTGGGTTATAATCGTCTTGGCTGTAATTATAGCGCTCATTATTTTATTGCTTAAATTTCTTGGTCGCAAAAGTCAAACCTGGTTATCACGTCGTGCAATACGCACAATCGGCGGGGTAGCAATGGGACCAAATAAATCATTACAAGTTATTGAAATTGGTAGCAGTATATATTTAGTTGGCGTTGGAGATGATATTACGTTAGTAGATAAAATCTCTGATCCAGAAGAAGCTATGCTGATTATCAATTCATTTCAGACAGAAGCGGTGGAGCAGAAAAATATTCTTTCTCCACTGATCTCCAAAATCAGTGAAAGATTTCGTCCAAAATCGGATGTACAAGAAGAGGAGTTAGGCGAAACAGAAGCTTTTCAAGAAGTATTTGAAAGCAAGCTACGTCAAATTCCAAATCGCAAACAGAAGATGGAAGAGCTGATGAAGGAGGAAAACTCTACAGATCGGTCGAGGGATTCATGAAAAAAAAGCTGATTATAACGCTCGTACTGCTTTTTATCGTTAGTCTGACATCTGTAAGTTCAGCATTTGCCACTGCCGATCCGATACCTAATATTGATATTCAGATCGGCAATGATAGTGGCTCAGGAGATGCAGCACCAGCAACTAGCTCGTTATCTATCCTGTTGCTGCTTACCATTATCAGTGTTGCGCCAGCATTTTTGGTCTTAATGACCAGTTTTACACGTATTGTTATCGTGCTCAGCTTTGTCCGGACGTCGCTCGGGACTAACCAGATGCCTCCTAACCAGGTATTGGTGGGGCTGGCTTTATTTTTAACTATTTTTATAATGTCGCCGGTATTATCAACAATGAATCAAACAGCACTTCAACCTTATTTAAAAGGTAGCATCACACAGACAGAAGCTTTGAAAGCTGCTGAAATACCGATTAAAGAATTTATGTTCAAACATACACGTGAGAAAGATTTACTTCTTTTCCTCAATTACACTGGTGCAGAAAAACCTAGCAATATTCAAGATATTCCGCTTACGGTTATGGTGCCTTCTTACGCAATCAGTGAATTGAAAACAGCTTTTCAAATGGGCTTTATGATTTTCATACCGTTTCTAGTTATTGATATTGTAGTAGCCAGTGTACTGATGGCTATGGGTATGATGATGCTACCGCCGATTATGATCTCATTACCGTTTAAAATTTTACTGTTCGTTCTCGTAGACGGATGGTATTTGGTCGTTAAGTCCCTCTTACTCAGCTTCAATTAGCGAAGTTAGAGATGTTCCTAATTAAGGGAGGTTAATCATGAGTTCGGAGTTTATCATCGGTATGGCGGGACAGGCAGTGTATACAGTACTCAAAGTCAGCGCACCGATGCTTGTACTTGGACTTGTAGTCGGTCTATTAGTAAGTATTTTTCAGGCGACTACGCAAATTCAGGAGCAAACGCTTGCCTTTGTACCTAAAATCGTGGCTGTTATGCTTGCACTTCTGCTATTCGGTCCATGGATACTGAGTGTTTTAGTAGATTACACGTATAATATTCTCGACAATTTATACAAATATGTCGGTTAGGCTGATTGCTTATGGAGATGTTACAGCAAAGTTTTCCTGTTTTTTTGCTTGTTTTTTGTCGAATGATTGCTTTTTTTGTAGTTTCACCCGTCTTTTCATCAAAAGGGGTTCCAAATACGTTTAAAGTAGGCATTGCATTTTTTATCTCGCTTCTGATTTATCTGATCAAAAGCACAACGGTAACGGTATCCGAAAGCCCTGAAATTTATATTCTGCTCGTGATGAGAGAAGTTATGATTGGCTTGATGCTTGGATATGTAGCATATTTAATGTTTACTGTTATACAAATGGCTGGTGCGTTTATTGATATTCAAACAGGTTTTGGTATCGCTAGCGTACTTGATCCATTAACAGGTGCTTCTTCACCTCTATTCGGTAATCTGAAATATATGATTGCAATGCTTTTATTTTTGAGCATGAATGGTCATCATTATTTAATTCAGTCGGTACTTTATAGTTATGACTGGATTCCAATTGATTCTGAAATTATGAGTAAGATGATGGACGGCTCGATGAGTGAGTTTTTGATACGAACATTTAGCAATTCGTTTTTAA contains:
- the fliM gene encoding flagellar motor switch protein FliM, which codes for MVDVLSQNEIDALLAALSSGEMDAEELKKEDTQKKVRAYDFKRAVRFSKDHIRSLTRIHENFARYLTTYFSAQLRTFVQISVVQVEQLPYDEFIRSIPKMTILNIFEAEPLEGRMVMEVHPNIAYAMLDRLLGGVGNAPSKINALTEIETTIIERVFSRTFDSLQEAWKTVIDLSPRMEALETNPQFMQIVSPNETIALISLSTKIGDTTGMINLCIPHVVIEPIMTKLSAHHWFVSQKKEPAPEEVEALQHRVNRATLPVIAELGESNLSIQEFIGLSIGDVISLNKPVHDALSIKIGNKVKFIGSPGTVKDRVAIQIDEIVSEGVEDFDE
- the fliQ gene encoding flagellar biosynthesis protein FliQ, translating into MSSEFIIGMAGQAVYTVLKVSAPMLVLGLVVGLLVSIFQATTQIQEQTLAFVPKIVAVMLALLLFGPWILSVLVDYTYNILDNLYKYVG
- the fliP gene encoding flagellar type III secretion system pore protein FliP (The bacterial flagellar biogenesis protein FliP forms a type III secretion system (T3SS)-type pore required for flagellar assembly.) yields the protein MKKKLIITLVLLFIVSLTSVSSAFATADPIPNIDIQIGNDSGSGDAAPATSSLSILLLLTIISVAPAFLVLMTSFTRIVIVLSFVRTSLGTNQMPPNQVLVGLALFLTIFIMSPVLSTMNQTALQPYLKGSITQTEALKAAEIPIKEFMFKHTREKDLLLFLNYTGAEKPSNIQDIPLTVMVPSYAISELKTAFQMGFMIFIPFLVIDIVVASVLMAMGMMMLPPIMISLPFKILLFVLVDGWYLVVKSLLLSFN
- a CDS encoding flagellar basal body-associated FliL family protein, which translates into the protein MKKLLPWIVSGVLAVGLIGVVAYFLMGNMFGEKEPVSAAAAAAAEKEALSKMTASEIADVSSTIDDIKTNLGDPSYVVNMSFSFQLQDAKTKEAFELIKDLKVKPLIIKTLADTNPDALNGAKGKDALNDKLLKLINSSLPEDGGKVVDIEITNFIVSAI
- a CDS encoding response regulator, which produces MANRILIVDDAAFMRMMIRDILSKNGYEVVGEAQDGSQAIEKFKELRPDLITMDITMPEMDGIAALKEIKKLDAAAKVIMCSAMGQQAMVIDAIQAGAKDFIVKPFQADRVIEAISKTLGV
- a CDS encoding flagellar biosynthetic protein FliO, giving the protein MSGETATMGGTGDYFLSIVWVIIVLAVIIALIILLLKFLGRKSQTWLSRRAIRTIGGVAMGPNKSLQVIEIGSSIYLVGVGDDITLVDKISDPEEAMLIINSFQTEAVEQKNILSPLISKISERFRPKSDVQEEELGETEAFQEVFESKLRQIPNRKQKMEELMKEENSTDRSRDS
- the fliY gene encoding flagellar motor switch phosphatase FliY; amino-acid sequence: MTSKDYLSQEEIDALLKQSASDDDTSSSSSVKTVDDFLTPMEQDALGEIGNITFGSAATALSTLLGQKVDITTPQVGIITRPEFENEFPKPHVAVHVEYVDGFQGINSLVIQTRDAQVIADLMLGGEGDPKDEELNEIHISAVQEAMNQMMGSSATSMSTIFNRFVNISPPGIDILDVSNDQGVTMLPNDETLIKISFRLLIGDLIDSTIMQLLTVKFAKYMVDILINGGVEETVAEPEVPVAPPAPTAAVPPQQAPQQPVAPPAMPQPGMQPDYGQQPPYGAPEQPYPPYPPYPQYPPGYAMPPQPYPPQAPQHYGGMAGREVNVQPVQFANFQSPSVTNMDENNLNLLMDIPLKVTVELGRTQKQIKDILELSQGAIIELDKLAGEPVDILVNNKLIAKGEVVVIDENFGVRVTDIISQWDRIQKIQ
- the fliR gene encoding flagellar biosynthetic protein FliR, whose amino-acid sequence is MEMLQQSFPVFLLVFCRMIAFFVVSPVFSSKGVPNTFKVGIAFFISLLIYLIKSTTVTVSESPEIYILLVMREVMIGLMLGYVAYLMFTVIQMAGAFIDIQTGFGIASVLDPLTGASSPLFGNLKYMIAMLLFLSMNGHHYLIQSVLYSYDWIPIDSEIMSKMMDGSMSEFLIRTFSNSFLIAFQMAAPIVVAMFLTDVGLGFLARSAPQFNIFVIGVPVKIILGLFMLMLLTPSFGYLFEHLFGQLFQAMQSFLKVVGNRPQ
- a CDS encoding flagellar FlbD family protein, giving the protein MIPVTRLNGSPMWLNSLLIEMIEETPDTYVTLTTGKRIIVLEKADQLNKLIHKYNKSIGTLTGTIKVQHMEELS